The following are encoded in a window of Labrus bergylta chromosome 16, fLabBer1.1, whole genome shotgun sequence genomic DNA:
- the LOC109994241 gene encoding galectin-3-binding protein A, translating to MLRHRNLFSLWLLLLLHESGRAATFKLFGRPFEPQSGDVKEGDLRLFGSQSASEGRVEVYHNGKWGTVCDDDWDMAEAQVVCRQLKFPGAKSVVIGKDYGPASGPIWLDDLHCKGTENYLSTCSFKGWGLTDCSHKEDVGVICETDVIPGTNTTIDDSAHQLDHSISLSDELGQIFDSGSGCDFLISVQSATGNRKEDGTLEMAETEMCAHKIILLQFPFFNASVESTSITVSISQSCKPYFSSLIRYIYTRKIDVTFTSAQCIHWMASRFGMKQLMEDTGRLFTKILPEDASFQTQLSLYEYAEETGDLVLQENCIQYLAWNYQSLTTSPAWKILSVKLLGAILSRSDLVVQDEYFLLQTVQSWIKEKGNSTTSEAQLDLLNCIRFPMIPAEKLYDLELHSSLDSTFTNMYRDNMLKAFQFNVLLLSTLQSNPTFKEDEDYKPRIYTSEAWSTSFDRSDPVPTRYPPNYRNMRYMSYENYYYYPTPSPYGQSSASFTTSVHYSLIFNDTRVSWQANVFKKQRECSNQGLRCASFPAARLVIRNYYNQKSNNILFRNRLLLKCQDKYICQVQDFKEDMAYIKANGTQNAYPCPKDEYTYHFVVRPEYV from the exons atgCTCAGACATCGAAACTTATTCAGTCTGTGGCTTCTGCTACTTCTCCATGAGTCTGGAAGGGCAGCCACATTTAAACTGTTCG GAAGACCCTTTGAGCCGCAGAGCGGTGACGTGAAGGAGGGTGATTTGCGGCTGTTTGGCTCACAGAGTGCTTCAGAGGGCCGCGTGGAGGTCTACCACAATGGGAAATGGGGAACAGTCTGTGACGACGACTGGGACATGGCTGAGGCCCAGGTGGTGTGTCGTCAGCTCAAATTCCCCGGGGCAAAATCTGTTGTCATTGGGAAGGACTACGGACCAG CATCTGGACCCATTTGGCTGGATGATCTCCACTGCAAAGGCACAGAGAACTATCTGTCCACATGTTCTTTCAAAGGCTGGGGACTGACCGACTGCTCCCACAAAGAGGATGTCGGAGTTATTTGTGAAACAGATG TGATTCCAGGCACTAATACGACCATCGATGATTCTGCACACCAGCTGGACCACAGCATCAGTTTGTCTGATGAGCTCGGCCAAATCTTTGACAGCGGGAGCGGCTGTGATTTCCTGATCTCGGTCCAGAGTGCTACTGGAAACAGAAAAGAGGATGGGACCCTGGAGATGGCTGAGACAGAAATGTGCGCGCACAAAATAATCCTCTTGCAGTTTCCTTTCTTCAACGCTTCAGTTGAGAGCACGAGTATTACAGTCAGCATCAGCCAGTCTTGCAAACCATATTTTAGCTCCCTCATCAG gtacatTTACACCCGTAAGATCGATGTGACCTTTACCTCCGCGCAATGCATCCACTGGATGGCTTCCAGGTTTGGGATGAAGCAGCTGATGGAGGACACAGGCCGACTGTTCACTAAGATCCTCCCAGAAGACGCCTCTTTCCAAACCCAACTGTCCCTTTACGAATATGCAGAGGAGACTGGAGACTTGGTGCTCCAGGAGAACTGTATCCAGTATCTGGCCTGGAACTACCAAAGTCTGACCACGTCCCCTGCTTGGAAAATCCTCTCCGTTAAGCTTCTTGGAGCCATTCTATCCCGCTCAGACCTGGTGGTGCAAGATGAATACTTCCTGCTTCAGACTGTCCAGAGCTGGATCAAAGAGAAGGGCAACTCCACCACCTCAGAAGCCCAACTTGACCTGTTGAATTGCATCCGATTCCCGATGATTCCTGCAGAGAAACTTTACGACCTGGAGCTTCACTCTTCCCTCGACAGCACCTTTACAAATATGTATCGGGATAACATGTTGAAAGCATTCCAGTTTAATGTTCTCCTCTTAAGCACACTTCAGTCCAACCCGACGTTTAAAGAAGATGAAGATTACAAACCCAGGATCTACACCTCTGAGGCATGGAGCACATCGTTTGATCGATCAGATCCAGTCCCAACCCGTTACCCACCTAATTACAGAAATATGAGATATATGAGTTatgaaaattattattattatcccaCTCCCAGCCCATACGGTCAAAGCAGCGCGTCCTTCACCACATCTGTCCACTACAGCCTGATCTTCAACGACACCAGGGTCAGCTGGCAGGCAAATGTCTTCAAGAAGCAGCGTGAGTGTTCAAACCAAGGTCTGAGATGTGCGTCGTTCCCTGCAGCACGGCTGGTTATCCGTAACTACTACAACCAGAAGAGCAACAACATCCTGTTCCGTAACCGGCTCCTGCTGAAGTGCCAAGACAAGTATATCTGTCAGGTTCAGGACTTCAAGGAGGATATGGCTTATATCAAGGCGAATGGAACCCAGAATGCCTATCCGTGTCCTAAAGACGAGTACACCTACCACTTTGTAGTGAGACCAGAGTACGTCTGA